The following are encoded together in the Terriglobia bacterium genome:
- the thiC gene encoding phosphomethylpyrimidine synthase ThiC, with protein sequence MSGSNGQNGTQQTPKPRAEWIARRKAEAARSGDGNFSQMHFARKGLVTEEMVYVAEREKITPEHVRGEVAAGRMIIPANINHPELEPMAIGVESLCKINANIGNSSITSNVDEELKKLHTAVHFGADTVMDLSTGGGIHEIREEILRHSPVPIGTVPIYEAVSRVKRIEDLSIGLMLEVIEEQAQQGVDYMTIHAGVLVQYLPLVAKRITGIVSRGGAILGQWMAHHHKQNFLYENFDDITKVLKKYDVSYSLGDGLRPGCIADASDEAQFAELRTLGELTKRAWEHDVQVMIEGPGHVPLDKIKEQVDKEVEWCYGAPFYTLGPLVTDIAPGYDHITSAIGAALIGWHGASMLCYVTPKEHLGLPNEKDVKDGIIAYKIAAHAADIARHRPGAQDRDNALSYARYTFDWDKQFELSLDPETARSMHDETLSDDYYKEAKFCSMCGPKFCSMNYSQKVDEFNKQVYGVEKKDYSQLVEKITAGK encoded by the coding sequence ATGAGCGGAAGCAACGGCCAGAACGGCACCCAGCAGACACCCAAGCCTCGCGCGGAATGGATTGCCCGGCGCAAGGCGGAAGCAGCCCGCAGCGGCGATGGCAACTTCTCCCAGATGCACTTTGCCCGCAAAGGGCTGGTCACGGAAGAAATGGTGTACGTGGCGGAACGGGAAAAGATCACGCCCGAGCACGTGCGCGGCGAAGTGGCTGCCGGGCGGATGATCATCCCCGCCAACATCAACCATCCTGAGCTGGAGCCCATGGCCATTGGCGTGGAGTCACTGTGCAAGATCAACGCCAACATCGGCAACTCTTCCATTACCTCCAACGTGGATGAGGAGTTGAAGAAGCTGCATACCGCCGTCCACTTTGGCGCCGACACGGTCATGGACCTTTCCACCGGCGGCGGCATCCATGAGATACGCGAAGAAATTCTCCGCCACTCGCCCGTGCCCATTGGCACGGTGCCGATTTATGAGGCCGTCTCGCGGGTGAAGCGCATAGAGGATTTGTCCATCGGCCTGATGCTGGAAGTGATTGAAGAACAGGCGCAGCAGGGCGTGGACTACATGACCATCCATGCCGGCGTGCTGGTGCAGTATCTGCCGCTGGTGGCCAAGCGAATCACGGGCATCGTGAGCCGGGGCGGCGCCATCCTGGGCCAGTGGATGGCCCATCACCACAAGCAGAACTTCCTGTACGAAAATTTTGACGACATCACCAAGGTCCTGAAGAAGTATGACGTATCTTACTCGCTGGGTGACGGTTTGCGTCCCGGCTGCATCGCTGACGCCAGCGACGAAGCCCAGTTCGCCGAGCTGCGCACCCTGGGCGAGCTGACCAAGCGGGCCTGGGAGCATGACGTCCAGGTGATGATTGAGGGCCCCGGCCACGTGCCGCTGGACAAGATCAAGGAGCAGGTGGACAAGGAAGTGGAGTGGTGCTACGGCGCGCCGTTCTACACCCTGGGTCCGCTGGTCACTGACATCGCTCCCGGCTACGACCACATTACGTCAGCCATTGGCGCGGCCCTGATCGGCTGGCACGGTGCTTCCATGCTGTGCTACGTCACCCCCAAAGAACACCTGGGGCTGCCCAACGAGAAGGACGTGAAAGACGGGATCATCGCCTACAAGATCGCCGCGCACGCGGCCGACATCGCGCGGCATCGCCCCGGCGCGCAGGACCGCGACAACGCCCTCAGCTATGCGCGCTACACCTTCGACTGGGACAAGCAGTTTGAGCTGTCGCTCGACCCTGAAACCGCGCGCTCCATGCACGACGAGACGCTATCGGACGACTACTACAAAGAGGCCAAGTTCTGTTCCATGTGCGGACCCAAATTCTGTTCGATGAACTACTCGCAGAAAGTGGACGAGTTCAATAAGCAGGTTTACGGCGTGGAGAAGAAAGATTATTCGCAGTTGGTGGAGAAGATCACGGCGGGAAAATAA
- a CDS encoding cytochrome c maturation protein CcmE yields MSQSKSKFFKFGAAVAIIVLSLGYLAWTGVNESKSFYVKIKEMRAMGDAAYARRLRVEGFVKPGSIQRNGSHAEFVIEDGDQTVPVSYKGMEPPPDTFKDHAQALVIGQLGRDGTFHATEVQAKCASKYEDMEKAQSEANKKGL; encoded by the coding sequence ATGTCGCAATCAAAGAGCAAATTCTTCAAGTTTGGCGCGGCTGTCGCCATTATTGTGCTTTCCCTGGGCTATCTGGCCTGGACCGGCGTCAACGAAAGCAAGAGCTTTTACGTCAAGATCAAAGAGATGCGCGCAATGGGCGATGCCGCCTATGCCCGGCGCCTGCGTGTGGAAGGATTTGTGAAGCCCGGCTCCATCCAGAGAAACGGCTCCCATGCGGAATTTGTGATTGAGGACGGCGACCAGACCGTGCCCGTAAGTTACAAGGGCATGGAACCGCCGCCCGACACCTTCAAGGACCACGCCCAGGCGCTGGTGATCGGCCAGCTGGGCCGCGATGGCACTTTCCACGCCACGGAAGTCCAGGCCAAGTGCGCGTCCAAGTATGAGGACATGGAAAAGGCACAAAGCGAAGCCAATAAAAAAGGCCTCTGA
- a CDS encoding ABC transporter ATP-binding protein: MNPDAPPVQVKNVSKVYGRTAAVRSVSLDLQPGKFYVLRGENGAGKSTLLRMIAGLNEPTEGSILIFGIENKQALSHLGYMAHAPLLYDELSGMENLRFFAKLYGISSDEPLAGAMRRVGLDPALDRRIGQYSQGMRQRLSLARAIFHSPDLLLLDEPFSNVDPESALAIAKLLASMRDEGKTIVLVTHQVGLLASLADEYILLSHGQLEGRGVMQQARP; encoded by the coding sequence CTGAACCCCGACGCTCCCCCCGTCCAAGTCAAGAACGTTTCCAAAGTCTATGGCCGCACCGCGGCGGTAAGAAGTGTCTCTCTGGACTTGCAGCCGGGGAAGTTCTACGTGTTGCGCGGCGAAAACGGCGCGGGTAAGTCCACCTTGCTGCGGATGATCGCCGGGCTCAATGAGCCGACCGAAGGCTCCATCCTGATCTTCGGGATCGAAAACAAGCAGGCCCTTTCCCACCTGGGCTACATGGCCCACGCTCCGCTGCTCTATGACGAGCTTTCCGGCATGGAGAACCTGCGCTTCTTCGCCAAATTGTATGGCATCAGCTCTGACGAACCTCTGGCCGGCGCCATGCGCCGCGTGGGGCTTGATCCCGCGCTGGATCGCCGCATCGGGCAGTATTCGCAGGGCATGCGCCAGCGGCTGTCCCTGGCCCGCGCGATTTTTCATTCCCCCGACCTTCTCTTGCTGGACGAACCTTTTTCCAACGTTGATCCTGAATCCGCCCTGGCCATTGCCAAGCTGCTGGCTTCCATGCGCGATGAAGGCAAGACCATTGTGCTGGTCACCCACCAGGTGGGACTGCTGGCCAGCCTGGCCGACGAATACATCCTCCTCTCCCACGGCCAGTTGGAAGGCCGCGGCGTAATGCAGCAGGCGCGCCCATGA
- a CDS encoding heme exporter protein CcmB, protein MSLSISKLTAVNVRKDLQLEWRSRDVFNAMLFFALLVVVVFSFAFDQQDSRPVMGGLIWIAFLFSSTMALNQSWARELRNGVLDAYRVSPAPAEALFLGKCLGNYILMMLLECVMAPLFVIFYNLKSGGPLWQLALIFLLGTWALVVNGTFFAAMSIRTKNRELMLPLLLLPISLPAVYSMVEATSIVLNGDGSPWAYVKFLAGFCVIYTTACFLLFEIVLNAE, encoded by the coding sequence ATGAGCCTTTCCATCAGCAAGCTGACGGCGGTGAACGTCCGCAAAGACCTGCAGTTGGAGTGGCGCTCGCGCGACGTTTTCAACGCCATGCTGTTCTTCGCCCTGCTGGTGGTGGTGGTGTTCAGCTTTGCTTTCGACCAGCAGGATTCCCGTCCGGTGATGGGCGGGCTCATCTGGATCGCGTTTCTGTTTTCCTCCACCATGGCGCTCAACCAGTCCTGGGCGCGCGAATTGCGCAACGGCGTCCTGGACGCCTACCGCGTCTCCCCCGCGCCGGCCGAGGCGCTCTTCCTGGGAAAATGTCTGGGCAACTATATTCTGATGATGTTGCTGGAATGCGTGATGGCCCCGCTGTTTGTGATCTTTTACAACCTCAAGTCCGGCGGGCCGCTGTGGCAACTTGCGCTGATTTTCCTGCTGGGCACCTGGGCCCTGGTGGTGAACGGCACGTTTTTTGCCGCCATGTCCATCCGAACGAAAAACCGCGAGCTGATGCTGCCCTTGCTGCTGTTGCCTATCTCGCTTCCGGCGGTATATTCCATGGTGGAGGCCACCAGCATTGTTCTTAACGGTGATGGTTCGCCCTGGGCTTATGTAAAATTCCTGGCGGGCTTTTGTGTGATATATACCACAGCCTGTTTTCTGTTATTTGAAATAGTCTTAAACGCAGAATGA
- the ccsA gene encoding cytochrome c biogenesis protein CcsA produces the protein MKSKLFFLFLAIDAGLLAYGTYLGLVVAPTEATMGDVQRIFYCHVPGATTGFSLFTLNFVASVMFLWKRSTKADAWAISTAEVGVVFCTVVLVTGPIWARYAWGTWWVWDMRLTTTLILWLLYMSYLILRRSSEAGSTAVLAAALAIFAYIDVPIVYMANRWFRTNHPQPMIGTPALDPRMQKILFFNMFAFLIFGLLIAWFRYEMERTAQKISAAHIQRAARGTAFALLPAVALFQVPHKINPHVYLYSGYFAAWGVYAIYLVFLMTKLGRLKKEEAEMRVV, from the coding sequence ATGAAATCAAAACTCTTTTTCCTGTTTCTGGCGATTGACGCCGGCCTGCTGGCCTACGGCACCTACCTGGGCCTGGTGGTTGCGCCCACCGAAGCCACCATGGGCGACGTCCAGCGGATCTTCTATTGCCACGTGCCTGGGGCCACTACGGGCTTCTCACTATTCACACTGAACTTTGTGGCCTCGGTCATGTTCTTGTGGAAGCGCAGCACCAAGGCCGACGCCTGGGCCATCTCCACCGCGGAAGTGGGCGTGGTCTTCTGCACCGTGGTGTTGGTCACCGGCCCTATATGGGCGCGCTACGCCTGGGGCACCTGGTGGGTCTGGGACATGCGTCTGACCACCACGCTGATCCTGTGGCTGCTCTATATGAGCTACCTGATCTTGCGCCGGTCTTCGGAAGCCGGGTCAACGGCCGTGCTGGCGGCGGCGCTGGCGATCTTTGCGTACATTGATGTGCCCATCGTGTACATGGCCAACCGCTGGTTCAGGACCAACCATCCGCAGCCGATGATCGGCACGCCCGCCCTTGACCCGCGGATGCAGAAGATCCTGTTCTTCAACATGTTTGCGTTTCTGATCTTTGGGCTGCTGATCGCCTGGTTCCGCTATGAAATGGAGCGGACGGCGCAGAAGATCTCCGCGGCGCACATCCAGCGGGCCGCGCGCGGCACGGCCTTCGCGCTGCTACCGGCCGTGGCGCTGTTCCAGGTCCCGCACAAAATCAATCCGCACGTGTATCTCTACTCCGGCTACTTCGCGGCGTGGGGCGTCTACGCCATCTACCTGGTGTTCCTGATGACCAAGCTGGGCCGGCTGAAAAAGGAAGAAGCGGAGATGCGGGTGGTGTAG
- a CDS encoding enoyl-CoA hydratase: MSNQVLVEIKNQVQTIRLNRPEKKNALTQAMYLAMTDALRKAESDTTVRVVLLTGTADCFTAGNDLMDFATAKPGEPSVAVQFLQVLAGTHKPVVAAVGGVAVGIGTTMLLHCDLVYAAASARFQLPFVNLGLCPEAASSLILPAQMGLHRAAELMFFGEPFSATTARDWGLVNEVYLDGELAAAALGNAQRLAEKPPAALRVTKSLLKRGQANAIAETMSREGQQFAELLQAPEAREAMSAFMQRRKPDFSKF, encoded by the coding sequence ATGTCAAACCAGGTTTTGGTGGAAATCAAGAACCAGGTGCAGACGATTCGCTTGAATCGTCCTGAAAAAAAGAACGCTTTGACCCAGGCCATGTACCTGGCCATGACCGACGCCCTGCGCAAGGCGGAGTCTGACACCACCGTGCGCGTGGTGCTGCTTACCGGCACCGCGGACTGCTTCACCGCCGGCAACGACCTGATGGATTTTGCCACCGCCAAGCCGGGCGAGCCCAGCGTGGCCGTGCAATTTCTCCAGGTACTGGCCGGGACCCACAAACCGGTGGTGGCGGCCGTGGGCGGAGTGGCCGTGGGGATCGGCACCACCATGCTGCTGCACTGCGATCTGGTGTACGCGGCGGCCAGTGCCCGCTTCCAACTTCCATTCGTGAACCTGGGCCTTTGTCCGGAGGCGGCTTCCAGCCTGATTCTGCCGGCGCAGATGGGGCTCCACCGCGCCGCGGAACTCATGTTCTTTGGCGAGCCCTTCAGCGCCACCACGGCGCGCGACTGGGGACTGGTGAATGAAGTCTATCTCGATGGCGAACTCGCCGCCGCCGCCCTGGGCAATGCACAGCGACTCGCGGAAAAACCTCCGGCAGCGTTGCGCGTGACCAAGTCGCTGCTCAAGCGCGGCCAGGCGAACGCGATTGCCGAAACCATGTCGCGCGAAGGACAGCAGTTCGCGGAGCTGCTGCAGGCGCCGGAGGCCCGCGAAGCTATGTCGGCGTTCATGCAACGGCGCAAACCGGATTTTTCCAAGTTCTAA
- a CDS encoding thioredoxin domain-containing protein, which yields MSSKSPETTLHPANALASASSSYLRSAMHQPIQWHEWGPEPFEKARDQNKPILLDIGAVWCHWCHVMDRESYDDAEVAAIINEHFIAIKVDRDERPDVDSRYQTAAQAITGQGGWPLTGFLTPEGKPFYVGTYFPPQDVQGRPSFRRVLLTLARSYQEKHSDVLESAESVMGAISQSEGFTGKSGPLRPELIESMVASAMKLFDPDHGGFGSAPKFPHPSATDMLMQRYAETGNSLLRDTVSFTLEKMAEGGVYDHLAGGFHRYSVDEHWIVPHFEKMSYDNSELLKNYVHGYQLTGNETFAAVARDVVRWMDEWLTDQQQGGFYASQDADYSLDDDGDYFTWTLDEAQAALGVDNDELQVAMLHYDIGEVGEMHHNPEKNVLYMRVPIDELATRLKKTNQEIAAILVSAKKKMYAARLKRPTPFVDKTVYVSWNALCISAYLKAAGVLVLDSARKFALRSLDRILAEGWSAGGSLQHVIAYSDPQAVQRRVPGVLDDYAFMVIACLDAYEASADLSYFHFAQKIADAMITRFHDSHEGGFFDIAAGPDAGDGIVLGALAARRKPLQDSPTPAGNPAAAIALLRLHAWTNDARYHKVAEDTLKAFAGIAEHYGLFASTYAIALDMYLRPHVQVVIAGSGQQAERLKSAALKHFGLNKSVLHLPQGEAVPQMLPPALAETIPNLPAVKEGKTVAVVCSNFSCQPPVESPEELERLSRAQA from the coding sequence ATGAGCTCGAAATCCCCCGAAACCACTTTGCACCCTGCTAACGCCCTGGCCAGCGCATCTTCTTCTTACTTGCGTTCGGCCATGCATCAGCCTATCCAGTGGCACGAGTGGGGGCCGGAGCCGTTTGAGAAAGCGCGCGACCAGAACAAGCCCATCCTGCTGGACATCGGAGCCGTATGGTGCCACTGGTGCCACGTGATGGACCGCGAGTCGTATGACGATGCGGAAGTGGCGGCCATCATCAACGAACATTTCATCGCCATCAAGGTGGACCGCGACGAGCGTCCTGACGTGGACAGCCGTTACCAGACCGCGGCGCAGGCCATCACCGGGCAAGGCGGGTGGCCGCTCACTGGGTTTCTCACGCCGGAGGGCAAACCGTTTTATGTTGGGACGTACTTTCCTCCGCAGGACGTCCAGGGGCGGCCCAGTTTTCGCCGCGTGTTGCTGACGCTGGCGCGCAGCTACCAGGAAAAACATTCTGACGTGCTGGAATCAGCCGAGAGCGTGATGGGCGCCATCAGCCAGTCAGAAGGATTCACCGGCAAATCGGGACCGCTGCGGCCGGAGCTGATTGAGAGCATGGTGGCCTCCGCCATGAAGCTGTTTGATCCCGACCACGGCGGCTTCGGCTCCGCGCCCAAGTTTCCTCATCCCAGCGCCACCGACATGCTGATGCAGCGCTACGCGGAAACCGGCAACTCGCTGCTGCGCGACACCGTGAGCTTTACGCTGGAAAAAATGGCCGAAGGCGGCGTGTATGACCACCTGGCCGGCGGGTTCCATCGCTACTCGGTGGACGAGCACTGGATCGTCCCGCATTTCGAAAAAATGTCGTACGACAATTCTGAGCTGCTCAAGAATTATGTTCACGGCTACCAGTTGACCGGCAATGAAACCTTTGCTGCGGTGGCCCGCGACGTGGTCCGTTGGATGGACGAATGGCTCACTGACCAGCAGCAAGGCGGATTTTATGCGTCCCAGGACGCCGACTACTCGCTGGACGACGACGGCGACTACTTCACATGGACCCTGGACGAAGCCCAGGCCGCGCTGGGCGTGGACAACGACGAACTGCAAGTGGCCATGCTGCACTATGACATTGGCGAAGTGGGCGAGATGCACCACAATCCCGAGAAGAACGTGCTGTACATGCGCGTTCCCATTGACGAGCTGGCCACGCGCCTCAAGAAGACAAACCAGGAAATTGCGGCTATTCTGGTTTCCGCCAAAAAGAAAATGTACGCCGCGCGGCTCAAGCGTCCCACGCCATTTGTGGACAAAACGGTTTACGTAAGCTGGAACGCACTGTGCATCTCCGCCTACCTCAAAGCTGCAGGCGTTCTTGTGCTCGATAGCGCGCGCAAATTTGCCCTGCGCTCGCTGGACCGCATTCTTGCCGAAGGTTGGAGCGCCGGCGGCAGTTTGCAGCACGTGATCGCCTACTCGGATCCGCAGGCCGTGCAGCGCAGGGTCCCCGGCGTGCTGGATGACTACGCTTTCATGGTCATCGCCTGCCTGGACGCGTATGAAGCCAGCGCTGACCTGAGCTACTTCCACTTCGCGCAGAAGATTGCCGACGCCATGATCACCCGCTTCCATGATTCGCACGAAGGCGGATTTTTTGATATAGCCGCGGGACCGGACGCGGGCGACGGGATCGTTCTGGGCGCGCTGGCGGCACGGCGCAAGCCGCTGCAGGATTCGCCCACTCCCGCTGGCAATCCGGCGGCAGCCATCGCTCTGCTGCGACTGCACGCGTGGACCAACGATGCCAGGTATCACAAAGTTGCCGAAGACACGCTGAAAGCCTTTGCCGGAATCGCTGAGCACTATGGGCTGTTTGCTTCCACCTACGCCATTGCGCTGGACATGTACCTGCGTCCGCACGTGCAGGTGGTCATCGCCGGCAGCGGCCAGCAGGCGGAGCGGTTAAAGTCGGCGGCGCTGAAGCATTTTGGGTTGAACAAATCTGTCCTGCATCTTCCGCAGGGCGAAGCCGTGCCGCAAATGCTGCCTCCAGCACTGGCAGAGACCATCCCTAATTTGCCGGCGGTTAAGGAAGGCAAGACCGTGGCTGTGGTGTGCAGCAACTTCTCGTGTCAGCCGCCGGTCGAGAGTCCTGAAGAACTGGAGAGACTGTCAAGGGCACAGGCATAA